One genomic window of Opitutia bacterium includes the following:
- a CDS encoding TraR/DksA C4-type zinc finger protein — MAKKHPAKKLVKKATPTKSAKPAKTLPAKKTPAPTKIAAKPAAAKPEPSKSAPATAPKAKGAMSAADLKRMILERKSAGPAKSISFSLDEVREIAKKNESTVTSTEKTTKTAKTVGGKAADAHAKQDKPHKPNHVKPASLADILGFAPGKKSHKPVIVHEDEVPEKFRRYYKMLTELRSHVMEKLGEHTEDTLMKSSKDDSGDLSGYGQHMADAGTDTFDRDFALSLVSSEQEALSEIEAAIKRIHDGTYGICESTQKPIAKERLLAVPFTRYSAEAQKDVERHSHRSQQRGGLFGDAGDEEGGGKVSDDDGGGDE, encoded by the coding sequence ATGGCCAAGAAGCACCCCGCCAAAAAGCTTGTGAAGAAAGCGACTCCCACGAAATCCGCCAAGCCGGCGAAAACTCTCCCGGCCAAGAAAACTCCCGCGCCCACCAAGATCGCGGCCAAGCCCGCCGCGGCCAAGCCCGAGCCTTCCAAATCCGCTCCGGCCACCGCGCCCAAGGCTAAAGGCGCGATGAGCGCGGCCGATTTGAAGCGCATGATTCTCGAGCGGAAATCCGCGGGCCCCGCTAAATCCATTTCCTTCTCGCTCGATGAGGTTCGCGAGATCGCGAAGAAAAACGAGTCGACCGTCACCTCGACCGAGAAGACGACCAAGACCGCAAAGACCGTCGGTGGCAAAGCCGCCGACGCCCACGCGAAGCAGGACAAGCCGCACAAGCCGAACCACGTGAAGCCGGCCTCGCTCGCCGACATCCTCGGTTTCGCCCCCGGCAAGAAGTCGCACAAGCCCGTCATCGTCCACGAGGACGAGGTCCCGGAAAAATTCCGCCGCTACTACAAGATGCTCACCGAACTCCGCTCCCACGTGATGGAGAAGCTCGGCGAGCACACCGAGGACACGCTGATGAAGTCCTCCAAGGACGACTCCGGCGACCTCTCCGGCTACGGCCAGCACATGGCCGATGCGGGCACCGACACCTTCGACCGCGACTTCGCCCTCTCGCTCGTCTCGAGCGAACAGGAGGCCCTCTCCGAGATCGAAGCCGCCATCAAGCGCATCCACGACGGCACCTACGGCATCTGCGAATCCACCCAGAAGCCCATCGCCAAGGAGCGCCTGCTCGCCGTGCCCTTCACCCGCTATTCCGCCGAGGCCCAGAAGGACGTCGAACGCCACTCGCACCGCTCCCAGCAGCGCGGCGGCCTCTTCGGCGACGCCGGCGATGAAGAAGGCGGCGGCAAAGTGTCCGACGACGACGGCGGCGGCGACGAGTAA
- a CDS encoding four helix bundle protein codes for MPDKPHDLEERTEKFAADVRRFIRALPRTIGNIEDVRQLVRASGSVAANCIEANESLGAKDRVMRFRIARKEAKECRLRLRLVNTADNRSLDETRAALIQEAHELKLILTTIVKRLE; via the coding sequence GTGCCCGACAAGCCTCACGATCTGGAGGAAAGGACAGAAAAGTTCGCAGCTGACGTGAGGCGTTTCATTCGCGCTTTGCCGCGAACGATCGGAAATATCGAGGACGTGAGGCAGCTGGTTCGCGCGTCGGGTTCAGTGGCCGCCAATTGCATCGAGGCCAACGAATCGCTGGGTGCGAAGGACCGTGTGATGCGTTTCCGCATCGCCAGGAAGGAGGCGAAAGAGTGCCGGTTGCGGCTGCGTTTGGTTAATACGGCTGACAATCGCTCCCTCGACGAAACTCGAGCGGCGTTGATCCAAGAAGCGCACGAGCTGAAGCTCATTTTGACGACAATCGTCAAGAGACTGGAATGA
- a CDS encoding YicC family protein: protein MNSMTGFGRGSAQFGSHAITVQVNSVNRRGLDLTMALPDAWDAMEAAVAEAVRKVVVRGKVHVVVEVTGGTEAEWDEEAVAETLDRLRSLAQARGVPFEPTAELLWEIASSQGGGGKLGAVEQAWPAVEQALLAALRGLGAMRAKEGEALLVDFLGRIEKLHTHVEAIAQRTPHVAPAYREQLMQRLRAAGLELDVSDERVLKEVALFADRCDVTEEITRLRSHFGQLRELLRSEGEVGRKAEFIIQEIGREIHTIGSKANDLQIGQRVIECKNELERVREQMANVE from the coding sequence ATGAACTCCATGACCGGCTTCGGCCGCGGATCCGCCCAGTTTGGCTCCCATGCGATCACCGTGCAGGTGAACTCGGTCAACCGTCGCGGACTCGATCTCACGATGGCGCTGCCGGACGCGTGGGACGCAATGGAAGCGGCAGTGGCTGAGGCCGTCCGCAAAGTGGTCGTGCGCGGCAAGGTTCACGTTGTCGTGGAGGTCACGGGCGGAACGGAGGCGGAATGGGACGAAGAGGCGGTCGCGGAGACGCTCGACCGGCTGCGCTCGCTCGCGCAGGCGCGGGGCGTGCCGTTCGAGCCGACGGCGGAGCTGCTCTGGGAAATCGCCAGCTCGCAGGGCGGCGGCGGAAAACTCGGCGCGGTGGAGCAGGCGTGGCCGGCAGTGGAGCAAGCGCTGTTGGCGGCGTTGCGCGGGCTCGGAGCGATGCGCGCAAAGGAAGGCGAGGCGCTGTTGGTGGATTTTCTCGGGCGGATCGAAAAGCTGCACACCCACGTCGAAGCGATCGCGCAGCGCACGCCACACGTGGCACCGGCCTACCGTGAGCAGCTGATGCAGCGCCTGCGCGCGGCGGGACTCGAATTGGACGTCAGCGACGAGCGCGTGCTCAAGGAAGTGGCGCTGTTCGCCGACCGTTGCGACGTGACGGAGGAAATTACGCGGCTACGGAGCCACTTCGGACAACTGCGGGAATTGCTGCGCTCCGAGGGCGAAGTGGGGCGCAAGGCCGAGTTTATCATCCAGGAGATCGGCCGCGAGATTCACACCATCGGCAGCAAGGCGAACGACCTCCAGATCGGCCAGCGCGTGATCGAGTGCAAGAACGAGCTCGAGCGCGTGCGCGAGCAGATGGCGAATGTCGAGTGA
- the trpB gene encoding tryptophan synthase subunit beta, which produces MSAPAATSEKRFQQPDSSGHFGVYGGVYVPETLMTALEELTAAYAAARKDPTFEADLKRHLKEFAGRPTELYFAERLTQHCGGAKIYFKREDLLHTGAHKINNALGQALLALRMGKKRIIAETGAGQHGVATAAVCAKFGLDCTVYMGAVDMERQALNVFRMRLMDAKVVAVESGQKTLKDAVNEAMRDWVTNVRNTHYILGSALGSHPYPMMVRDFHRVIGLELKEQILAREGRLPDEIVACVGGGSNAIGAFFEFLDDAAVTLTGVEAGGRGIKKGEHAARFEGGRLGVLQGGKTYILQNEDGQIELTHSVSAGLDYAAIGPEHAFYRDLNRIQFAYATDDEVLATFQLCSRLEGIIPALESTHALVYAVKRAKEMRQDQVLVVNLSGRGDKDVQQVQRMLG; this is translated from the coding sequence ATGTCCGCTCCCGCCGCCACGTCCGAAAAACGCTTCCAACAGCCCGACTCGTCGGGCCATTTCGGTGTCTACGGCGGCGTCTACGTGCCCGAGACGCTGATGACCGCGCTCGAGGAACTGACCGCGGCCTACGCGGCGGCGCGGAAGGACCCGACGTTCGAGGCCGATCTGAAGCGGCACCTGAAGGAATTCGCCGGACGCCCGACCGAGCTGTATTTCGCCGAGCGTCTCACGCAGCACTGCGGCGGCGCGAAAATCTATTTCAAGCGCGAGGACCTGCTCCACACCGGCGCGCACAAGATCAACAACGCGCTCGGCCAGGCCTTGCTCGCGCTCCGCATGGGCAAGAAGCGCATCATCGCCGAGACCGGCGCGGGCCAGCACGGCGTGGCGACGGCCGCGGTGTGCGCGAAGTTCGGACTCGATTGCACGGTCTACATGGGCGCGGTCGACATGGAGCGACAGGCGCTAAACGTTTTCCGTATGCGCCTGATGGACGCCAAGGTCGTTGCCGTCGAGTCGGGCCAGAAGACGCTCAAGGACGCTGTCAACGAGGCGATGCGCGACTGGGTGACCAACGTGCGCAACACGCACTACATCCTCGGCTCGGCGCTCGGTTCGCACCCGTATCCGATGATGGTGCGCGATTTTCACCGCGTGATCGGCCTCGAACTCAAGGAGCAGATTCTCGCGCGCGAAGGTCGTTTGCCGGATGAGATCGTTGCGTGCGTAGGCGGCGGCTCGAACGCGATCGGCGCGTTCTTCGAATTCCTCGACGATGCAGCGGTCACGCTGACGGGCGTCGAGGCCGGCGGTCGCGGCATCAAAAAGGGCGAGCACGCGGCGCGTTTCGAGGGCGGCCGGCTCGGTGTGTTGCAGGGCGGCAAGACCTACATTCTCCAGAACGAGGACGGCCAGATCGAGCTGACTCACTCGGTGAGCGCGGGGCTCGACTACGCGGCCATCGGGCCGGAGCACGCGTTTTATCGCGACCTGAACCGCATCCAATTCGCCTACGCGACCGACGACGAGGTGCTCGCGACGTTCCAGCTGTGCTCACGGCTCGAGGGCATCATTCCGGCGCTCGAATCGACGCACGCGCTCGTCTACGCCGTGAAGCGAGCGAAGGAAATGCGCCAGGATCAGGTGCTGGTGGTGAATCTCAGCGGGCGCGGGGACAAGGATGTGCAGCAAGTGCAGCGAATGCTGGGTTGA
- the lspA gene encoding signal peptidase II, translating to MNTGPASSGSVSVPPASRTPSERVRAYRRLWLVAFGVYVLDQLTKLAIEARLPYPTYGPPAHIPIVDGFFNLVHVGNTGAAWSILSGRGHWLGLLAVATLIAIYFWRHTLGLRNGVVQLCFGGLIGGTVGNLTDRIRVGHVVDFLDFHFGSYIYPSFNVADMGIVCGVFGYILWSLRQPAEPVGK from the coding sequence TTGAACACCGGCCCGGCCAGCTCCGGTTCTGTTTCCGTCCCCCCCGCATCCCGGACGCCGTCCGAACGCGTCCGGGCTTATCGGCGCCTGTGGCTCGTCGCGTTCGGCGTCTACGTGCTCGACCAGCTGACCAAGCTCGCGATCGAGGCCCGCCTGCCTTACCCGACCTACGGCCCGCCCGCGCACATCCCGATCGTCGACGGATTCTTCAACCTCGTGCACGTTGGCAACACCGGCGCGGCGTGGAGCATCCTGAGCGGCCGCGGCCACTGGCTCGGCCTGCTCGCCGTCGCGACGCTGATCGCGATCTATTTCTGGCGCCACACGCTCGGCCTGCGCAACGGCGTCGTCCAACTTTGCTTCGGCGGACTCATCGGCGGCACCGTGGGCAACCTGACGGACCGCATCCGCGTGGGCCACGTCGTCGACTTCCTCGACTTCCATTTCGGCAGCTACATCTACCCGTCGTTCAACGTCGCCGACATGGGCATCGTGTGCGGCGTGTTCGGCTACATCCTGTGGTCCCTCCGCCAGCCGGCGGAGCCGGTTGGCAAGTAG